The region tgtgatGGCAGGTGGTTGTTTGAAACTGGGTGATAATTTGCAACCCTCCAGATGCATCTTGTGACCCCTTAATGGGGCTGTAGCCCCCTCTTTGGGAGCTACTGTTCtaattgttgtgtgtgtgttttgttcttgttctcCCTGCCTTCCACCCTCCTCCATGTCTCTGATGCTCCTCAGTGTGGAACCATTTGAAGGAAAAGAAGTGTCCATTGCAGATCACAGACTGGTCCCAGTGCTCTCGCAGCTGTGGGATGGGCGTTTCTTCGCGAATCACCAACAAGAACCCTCAGTGTAagctagagagagagacgaggatCTGTACTCTACGTCCATGCCAAGGCCTGACCGTCCCAGCCAAGGTGAAGTACACTGAACTTGACTTGAACTATAGgcgagggagacagacagacagagagcagaggtcaAATATCCACATTACTGCCAAGATACCTTCTCAAAACATCTTATCTCTCACACAGTAAAACTTGAACGCCCTGTGATAACTCTTATCAATAAGGAATTATTTCACTTCTTGTCTCTCCGTGTGTGGCTACACAGGGAAAAACAATACCTGCTAATTTTTGCTCTTGTTTCCCTCTCTCAACTGAAGAGGAGAGGCTGAAAACGTCAGACCTGTGCtgcaaagaataaaaacaaagaaattagATGTTCTGGCCCTGAGTAAATATACTCTTAGTGCTAAAGCCATCTTTATCCCAAGCTTAAGAACAGAGATTATCTTAGCGGTACTTTCGGGAAGCTCCACATCAAGTGGGGAACTGAGCAGTGCTGGTTTACTCAGCGGTGTTTTGGTGGCAGGCAGGCGCCTTTTTAAATATAGTCCCCCACCCCCGGCATTCCTGCCAAGCAAATGTCCATAGCTAGGCCCTGTCTGTGTACTCAGAGTCCATGGAAGTGGTGTGTCTATATTAATcctccatgttggacacacacTAAGagctcttttctctgctctacTGAGTAAAAATGCTCTGGTGCCAAGGTAGGTCTGTGTGTTTAACCGAGAAGGACTCCTaacatgttaaataaatgtttaatctTAAAATTAATCgcttaaatctaaaaataatcCCTCTTTCCCAATCCCTGTTTTGGCGTAAAAAGTTGAAGTCTGGTTCTCTTAATTTGATACTCGCGGAGTTTAAGCGCAAAGCCGCTTAAATCTGCTGTTATATAAAAGGAGAGAGTAGAAAGAAATCAAAGCTTATTAGTTATCTTTTTAATCGTGAAAACCATCACATGACTTGTTTTGGTGAACTTCATTGCTGAATCCAATTAGAAGTGACACTCATTATAGTCCACACAGTGAAACTCATCCCTTTGCTTTTATCATTCAACCACAGAAGGGGAAGAGGTGCTCCCCAACCCAGAAAGCCCCAGGGCCCATTCACCTCTCCTAcggagagtgtgtgagtgtccgCCTCTACCGGCCCAACTACTGCGGCGTGTGTACAGATGGACGGTGCTGCTCGCCACGCCGCACACGCACAGTGCCTGTTACCTTTGTCTGCCCGGACGGAGAGCGTTTCCAGAGGTCAGCCATGTTCATTCAGTCATGTAAGTGCAGTGATGACTGCGGCCACCTCAATGAAGTGGCCCTCCCTCCACAGCACTGGATGTACGGTGACACACACAAGTTCATAGACTAgaagtaaggagttttttttttttgttaattgtaATTTGAATGTGATGAGGTCAGCTTTCTTGAAGAAGGAAGACACTTCAAGACGAGGGgccgttttctttcttttctggctCCGAGCGAGTGAAGACCACAGGCACACCGTCTGACTGCAACAACTGCAGGCAGGAAAGGCCGCCTCGGGTTTTATTCACAATCATGAAGGCAACCCTTAATGTAATATACGTGACCGGAGTGGATTGTACAATTCCCTGCTCCTGTTCAAACAGACGTGGGACCTAAATTAGAGCCCTGAAATGCCCCTGGATTTCCCCCGCTCTGGACTGATCGCTAGTTCAagtgtggaggattttttttttaatttttttgagacCCTCAGTTCAGCCTGAGGAGAGAAACACTACAAGAGCAACAAAGCACTTTGTTTAGCACTGAAATTTACTGAACTATGACTTTGAGGATCACCTCACCTGCATCAATAGCCTCTTATACTGTGATAATAATGACTCCATATCACACAGTGCACTACGACaaggagcaaaagaaaaacttttgcAGCTTTTATGTAGAAAACTCCAGAGTATAAAGTGACATgagaacaattttttttttttaaatatacaaaaTCAGCATGTtatgaacacaaaaacagactgcATCAACTGTGCTTTTTTTGACCTGCTGACATATCAAGTCTtctaaaatttaatttacacaCAGCAATGACTGACAGTTTCCTTATAACACGGACTATTAACTGATAAGGAATGCCATCTGGAAACGAAACAAACATCAGCAGGGACTGGACCAATGCCCACACATTTCCCAAAGACATCTGATTTCTTGTTTATGCATCAAATGCAGTTTGGAGAAATGTCTTACACAAACCTGTTTtcttgaatttttatttttggatcaCACTGTATTCTGTTaatgcattttctttattttgatcCAAGTTTGTACTATGGTCACATTTATTCATTGAGACACCACAGTGTAGCTGTCACTCAATTTTGTTGGTCCATCCATGTGATAAAACTGGCTGCTGGACTCAAGTTTCATGTGAGGTTTTATTTTAACTCAACTTGTTCAGTTTCAAATTATCCTACTTGGCAGCCACGTCGAAGTCATCAACTGTTTGAGAAAACATTGGCTGTGTATTCAAACTATGATGATAGTGCCCTCTGCTTGTGAGAATAATTACCTACAGCCGAAAGTGACAACAAAGCTTGTATGTTCCTGGGTGTAATTTAATCTTTCATGTAACATCTGACATATTTACATTGTGCAAAATTAAATCCAACACCATCAAATGAGGTATaaaaattttatttctttaaccAAAACAATATATCCATGGTTTTAACAAGATAAACACTAAAACAGGCACCCTGCAAAGAcatgataaaattaaaaaaaaaaaaaaaaagaaaaaagttttatcATTATGAACTTGCCAACAAATATGGTGGAAAAgggacttcaaaataaaatgctgagcttttttctttgtctccacCAAAATACAGCAATACCAAGGGTCACACACAATCTTCACTTGAAAGACACTTCAGACTCATCTGGACTGTTCAActgcaaagagacaaaaagattttaaattgcAGGATTGTTACATAGGGTGGAGAAAAGACAGTTTTCTACCTTCATACATAGCCTGCaaaatgtttaatgtatttatgCTCAGTAATGTGCTCTGTGTCATAATGCATGTTTTTAACCACATTAAGCTGAATGTAATGCCCCAGTCATGTGACTAGTTTAAGCTGACATGCATGTCATAATCTGTGATTATGTTAACCAGTGTTTTTAAACACTGTACAGGTGTGTCTTCAACTTCTGGAAACTGCTgctggtctctgtctctgacgtGAACACACTTTGATTTCTGCTTCATCTCTCCTCTACATTTTCTCCTCAGTGACAAGAGCAAAAAGCCTTAATGCATCCACAATGTCAACAATGAAGAGATGAAGGGAATGAAGAGAAGACGTGTAAACACATGAATGcattactcaaaaaaaaaaaaaagcgacaaCTTACTGTAGGAGGAAATATCAATCTCCTCTGGTAGCTCTGCTACGTTGACCTCGAAGCGGTCTTGGACGTCATTCAGGGTCTTGGCATCTGTCTCATCTGACACAAAGGTGACGGCCAGTCCTTTGGTCCCAAACCTGCCAGCACGGGCCACCTGAggtacacagaaaaaaaaagaaaaaaaaaggttgagcTCAAAACAGCCTTTGCgggaaggaaaacagaaatgctTTCCTGCCATGGACAAAGGTGAAAATTTTGTAATTatgaatttgaaaatgttttagattGCAATTCTCTGATTATAAAATATTCACTAAACACAACCCCCACAATAAAGCAGGTTTCCGTGTCCTTTACAGATGTCATTTATAAACCAATCAGGATTATTCTGGTATGTCTAGCGGCAGTAATAGCTCCCTGTATGtaatttttgtttgctttgaaaatgaaaatatacacaTTTCTGATATGGATAACATGAAATTAAATTGTAGCTGGACTGACTCTGTGAAGGTAAGTGTCAGAATCTTCTGGCATGTCGTAGTTGAAGACAATGTTGACCCGCTCAATGTCCATGCCTCTGCCAAACAGGTTGGTTGCAACCAAGATCCGCCGCTGGAAGTCTTTAAACTGCTGATACCGGGATAACCTGAGGGGGAGGAACAACAGGATAACAAATAAGCAAGGTAAGCATGGAAACTGCCAGCCTGTAAAATAATCTCATTGtccacacaaatgcacacaatgCTGATGTTGTCCGATAaactttttaatgttaaaatctAAGCAGTGACTGTAGccttagaaataaaaaaaaaactacagtacaGTAGCATGCGGTTTTCTGCATTGTCATACTAAAAAGGCTAAAAATGAGTGTGAACAAATTTGACTATAATAGGGAAATAATCTACCTCTCTTCCTGTGCCATGCCCCTGTGAATGGCAATAGCAGGGAAGTTCTGCTCCACCAGCAGCTGAGACAGAGCCACACAGCGATGCACCGACTTCACAAAGATCACCACCTAACCAAAAGAAGAGGCATATTTTTACTGGGAAAGGCAAAGACATTAATGAGATAGACAAGCTTTAACTAACATAACTAAACaaaattttttaattattgGTTAAAGTGCAAGGCTGAACATGTATATTTCTTAATATTAAGCCCTTTcacatatatttaaaatactttaataTGTACAATACTGACTCTGACTCATCATCTCAAATGACTGCAAACTGTACCTGGTTGAACTCGAGCACATCGAGCAGGTCGAACAGCTTTCGGTTCTTCTCACTGTCCTTCAACTTGCAATAATACTGCTGTAAGCCATGGAGAGTCAGCTTGGTCTCGTCATCCACAAACACTTCCATCGGCTACACGGCAAGGTAGAGGAGCCAAATgttagtttctctctctctctctctgaactcAACCTATGGCAACTCTACAGCTCCATACAATTCTCTGAAATTGCACCAAGTTTTAATTAATGCACTGTGCCTGGCAGCTCGCTGAACCTGTTCTCCTGGACTGCAGCAAAGCCAGGAAGAACGACTGTCCTGACAAAGCCAAATCTGCCGAGGAGGATCACTTTCCCCCTCTGATATGGCCACTTATGACACAGACAGCCACAAGTGGGCAAAGCTATGAGGGGCTTCGCTACAAATACTTAACTACTTACACTATCTCGTTTTTTGGATTTCACCTAACAAGAATGCCTGAGAGACTCTCGATAACTGCAATTACAGATAGGACATTGATAGAGCTTATATTTTCCCATCTTAAAGCTCCTTTCATTTCtgctaaaataaacaaagcagtAAAAAAGTTTAGCTGAATCAAGCAAAGTGGGTTCAATTTGAAACATCAGTGAGTCTTGATAACTTACATCCTGCATGAACTTGCGGCAAACAGGGCGGACCTCCTTGCTTAGCGTTGCACTGAACATCATAACTTGCTTCTCATGGGGTGTCAGCCTGAAGATTTCCTGGACATCGCGTCTCATGTCTGCAGCAACAAGACAAAACTTAATCTTTCAATCTTTTTTTGTATACAAAAAATAAGACAACTATGACCTTGCTCATTATCTATAAATGTCAGGCAGAAATTTTTCAGGTTgatgtttaaatttaaaatatgctATGTTTACTATTCGATGACAGTAAACTAGATGACAGATTATTTAATAGACAACCCATTACCACATTAAATCCTCACTGACTCACTTTAATTTGGTTTGGTTACACACTAAACAGAGTCCTTCATCAAAGTTCCCCTGCACTCTTGTGTTCCTCTTACTCACCCAGCTGCTCAAGCATCTTATCACACTCGTCAAGCACAAAGTGTTTTATGTTCTTCACACTGAGGGTCTTGTTGCGGATGAGGGCCAGGGTACGTCCTGGAGTCCCCACGACAATGTGAGGGCAGTTCTTCTTCAGGACTTCCTCATCCTTCTTGATGGCCAGGCCACCAAAGAACACTGACACCTTGACACTGGGCATGTACTTGGAGAAGCGCTCATACTCTTTGCTGATCTGGAAGGCCAACTCTCGAGTGTGGCACATCACAAGGACAGACACCTGGCAAACAGGGAATGAGGACATTCATTTTATTAACTGCTTAGtccttgtgttgtgtgtctcgTGCTTTTGGAATCCCAGCTAACATGTTTAAATAGTCCAGGATTTCACTGATTTTCTACAGGGCTTTATGGATATTTTACCAATATTTGAGTGCTGTTTGAAACCTCACCTGCCCATCCACAGGTTCTATCTGCTGCAGGGTGGCCAGTACAAACACTGCTGTCTTTCCCATACCAGACTTGGCCTGACACAGGATGTCCATGCCCAGGATAGCTTGCGGAATACACTCATGTTGGACTGTAAATAAGACAAATGGCACTTGTAAGAGAgaaattttcaaaaacacttcaagattaatatataatattgagttgtgaaaacaacaacataggAAAAACTAAGGGTTTCTGCCAAGGCGTTGGTCTCAATTACATGTGTCtagctgtaattttaaaattggGGATTATGTCCAGAAATTTGTTTTGCCCTTCAAACAACCAAAGACTGCCAGTCACCTTCTGAGGGATGCTCAAAACCACAGTCGACAATGGCACGGAGCAACTCCGGTTTGAGGAGAAAGTCTCTGAAGCCTGAGCTGTGGATGGATACGTAGGACCCCTTCACTTCCTTCTTGTTTGCTGGGATCCCACTCTCGGGGGCTCCCTGGggctcctcatcctcctcatagTCCAGAAGTTCATTATCAACGTCGTTCTCAGCCATCTGTGTGGACAGTATGTAAATCAGGGGTTCTCACCACTTAAACAACTTGTGTCAAAGACTGCTTTATACTGCAAACATAATTGAACCAAGTggtattaaaattaaaagtatttGTTAGATAAATTAATGTAGTCAGATTCTTCAAAGGGTATAATATCTGTTAATGTCATGTTGTTGCTCATACTCATCCCCGTCCttactgtgtgttttgaatTCACTGTTCACTGAATTCAGttagcaaaagaaaatgcagatgCTAACTTGATGCTACAACGATCAAAAAACGTCATCGGCTGTCTCGAAAATTATCTAAGTGGGCAGCAGCTGGCAGCAAAGTCCAAGGATCACCGTTAGCAGGCCGCAGCCTGTCCGGACACTGGGAGTCCCCATATCGTAATGAATGAGTTCTTACCAGCAACGGCCTTACATAACCAGCCTGATGAAGAACCATTTAGTTATTAAAACTGCGCTGACTCAAAACGATAGCCGACTGGTTTGTGACCCGGCAGAGACGGCGCACTCATGAACAGTGGacctctcttccttctccttcatTCAAACCGGCTAGTTAGCAAGCTAGCCGCTAGCAGCTGAACGGGACACACGAATTACTTTTTAACCGACTTAACAAACATCGCACCGCTACGTATGTGGTGTTTTAGGCAGATGTTAGTCAGACTTGCAAAAACTATTAATATTATTCACAACTATTGAAAAAGCTAAATTTCTATCTCAAATAAGAATTTGCTATCAAAATGAAGCTAATGTTATTCGGGCTAGCGTCTTAGCTGCCGAAAGGAATATCGAAACTCCAACTTTAGCTCCTGCGACaaagtaagttaaaaaaaaaaatccagtaatAACTACTAAGATGTTTGCATAGTGACGAAACCTGGTATGAAAAGCACAAAGACACCGTGATATTACCTTGCTGTGATATTTTATGTTCCACCGACGTCTGTATGCGTGATGCAGGCAAGCTAGCAAGTATTTACGGCACAGTGAACACACATGTATGGTGTGTTCAAGAAAACCTCTCGCGGACGTAGCGTTGTGAACCGACAGCTGTAATAAAACAACGTGTTACGATGTTTTTACGGGTTAACAACAACAGAAAGCCCGCAATGAACTTAATAcaacactgttttattttatatgtcaTTTCAGGAAAGGGCAGAGGCTTGAGCTGCGGTTTATTTAGACAGGCtatcaaatcaaaatcataCATGGTTAAATTCGTTATTAACATAAATAGGTGAAAGGGCTTTCAGATTATTCGACACGTAAATTAACTTATGGGCAACACtagagtgaaaaaaaatctccatagCTTTCCAAATAGTCCTGTCCAAAATTCTATTAGTCATAATTACGGTATTTGACACGATACCTGAATGCATCAATCGCGGGTCAGCAGCGCCTGTACAGAAACAACAGCGTCGAGTTTTCTACAGATGCGATTGGTCAGCAGCATAGAGGTCATGATGAAGGGTCAGCGGTGTGATGTTTAATATAATTAGGCCATATTATTTCTGTAAAAAGGATTATGTTGTAATACGTTTACACTGATAGTTTTGTTCCTGTTGTTTTAATGATATAGCTCAGACAGTATGATGTCTTTATCCATTAGTAATCCTACCTTAGTAAGCACTATGAGGAACAATCACATATTAAACTATAACCATGGAAGATATtaatttgtcagtttattagtATCTGTGCGATGTTCCCACACAGCTCTAAGCCTGGAGAGCCGCGGTATCTAACTTGGCCCCTTGATGGCAATGAAGTAAATATATCTGGCCAGATGACAGATGGCGCTTAATGTACTACATAGAATACTCACGTTTGTTGTATGGGGCCTCAGAAATAGGCTCGGAACATTCATCTTTGTACTATTACAAACAGTGTACAAAATGAAATTTTACCaaccaaatattttctgttatttgttgttgATTGTCTtgtgtaaaatacaaataactGACTTCCCATAAtgacaaacaaatgtttataactgaatatatttttccACAGCATAGGTTGTCACAGCATCTAATGTCTGCAATGTGTTCCAGTATTGACAGCACTGGTACTGAAGTTGGACAGGTATATTTTTCTGTGCGTGCTTTATTTAGGAACTGGCCCATCTTGGTCAAAGATAAAGGTTTCTATAGGTCCTATATATAGGAGTTATTGTAGTGGCCgtggttctttcttccttaACAGGATGCCTTAGAAACCTCATCTTGAAAATGACTACTGTATGATAGCTTTTTTCTTGCTAAAATCTTGCTAAAATAAGCAATGCTCTGTGATTTACACGTTACATTGCAGAGTTTAAGGATGACCAAAACTGgtcatttttttgtgtctaCTCCTAAATTATATTGTGATTTCTCATGTGGCTCTAGTTCTTGTTGCTGTCTAGTGTCTCATAAGGCTATGTGGGCTGGGACATGGTGCAGAACACTCAAATAAACAATTCATTCTATCTATCATATACTTTTCTAGCATATTTCAGTTTCATGCCACTTCTTTACAACTCGCCATCATTATTCTCTGAAGCCCAGGTGAACATATAattgccgttttttttttctcagcaagAGTCAAAAAGATGTAGGGTTTACTATCACAGAACATGGCAATTTTAGCTTTAAAATGAGTTAAAATGATTAATTAGTTATCATTAATTTTCAGTCAAAGTGACTAATAAAATCATCAGCTTAATctttgcagctctgcagagtACTGGTTGGTTTCTGGGTGCTAGtggaaataataaaactgacatGTACAGTGAGGGTCAATGGGGCCCAACAACAACTTTTTACTCTGGGGTCCCCTGGGAGGTTAACCCAGCCATGGCAACAGGCTGTACTGCTAATCTCAGGACAAATTTAAGTCAGTTTACACGGAACAGATACTTCAAAATTCGGCTGTACTCGTTGGATGCCAAAATTCATGTCCACAAGAAAGATGTAAATGAAGTTAAAATTGGGccttaattatttttttagaaGAAATAGCGTAGAAAAtggcaataaaaaataaatgactctAGTTATGACACAACTACAGTTGGTTGCTATGGTATAATCAGTCACAGAAACAGAGATTGACTGAAATTATACATAACATTTTTGTCAAATAATTAACAGTTGCCATTTACCGATAAATCCGTTAAAGCTGACACCGCTGTACGACACCTGCGAGTCCCACCTTCTCGCAGAATAAAGCTCTACGGCGGTTGGCTCACTTTGTTGTCCTTCTAGAGGGATCCCGCAGTCCGGGCAGGCTATTGGTCCGCGATATGCCAATCACGGCTCGTTCTCCAACGCGATTGGTTCGCTGCTTCTCGTGGGAAGAAGGCACAGAAAGCCAGCCATTCTGTGTGATTTACTCGTAATGATTGATGCTGCCGTTACCACAGAATACCACATCCCATTCGAACCGTAAGCTACACGGCACGGCTGTCACGGTTATTTTAGCGGATACCTCCAGAAAGATTTTCCTTCTCTAGCTCAGCTCACAACCCCGAGACTCCCCCGTGTGCAGAAGCTCGCTAGCAGCTGTGCGACTCGGCGCTGCCTCCCGGCTGGACGGCGGCAGGAGGATGGCACTGCGTTGGAcggtctctctgtgtttgtcctcagcGGTCTATTAAGATTTTAATTAGCTGATAACGTACGTTGTGACATTTACGACGGACTGGTCAGGGAGCGACGACGAAACGCACGGCTCCGATTATGGAAAAGGAGTCCAGGTAAGCATTTTgggttttatttgtgtatttgatgTGTATATTTTTGAAATGGAATATCAGCGTTGTCGCGTGGAGAGTAGTGACGGGCCCACGAGCTTATCAGTTTGTATCAGTTCAACGTAAATACAAAATAGACCCACGTAACAAAAACACCCATGGTCCTGGCCCCATCAACAGCAGCTTCATCCGTCTGCTCCGTTTATCTCAGTGTAAAATTCCACTGTACAGCATGCCAGCGGAGACACGGCCCATTCATTAGCCTATAAACCATATTTATTGCTAAGGCATAGCGCGCCGCTGCTTGCCATGTCCATAATGTGTTTCCTCGGCGTCCCGTTCTCATTTTTAATGTCGTTACACAATCGTGTTGTTGTGGGAAGCCGGGACATTTCGTGCCGCAAAGAGGGGGGGATGATGTGTCATTTTGGCCACAGATGTTGCTGCAGCCGAGCCACGAGTCGACTGCAGAGCGTGTAGGCCTGTTGTTCAGGCAtcctgaagcagcagcagcagcagcaggccggGTCTTACCGGGATAATGAGCTGTCATGTCCAAACAACCCAGTCAATAGGATTACAGGCTCTTCGAGCAGGAAAGTGCAGGACAAAGGATTACAGGAGCCACTCTCATCTTTCATACGTAGCTGGTTTCTTCTGGATGGATGGCAGAGTGGTTGCTGTgttgtgtgcacctgtgtgtgtgtgtgtgtgtgtgtgtctctatccAGACATCTGTTGAGCTGGCACCGATAAACAGCATGGACACTGGGCCTCTACCTGCCCATTTGCTGGTCACCTTGGAGAAAACTCTCATTTAAATCAGTGGTTTTTGGTGTTGTTCTGACCTCAAATCCAGCAGTTTTTGCTGAATCCATCCAACAAGAGAGGGCTGTACAGGTAAAtccttttaaacaaaaaaaacgctTGACTAGCTTGTAAGACAGAAAACCAGTAATACTCTAAACCCCCGAGGACCAGGACTGAAAACCACTGAGTTAAATGACTCTGTGCTTTAAATCTAGGTCAAGTACATATCATTTTTACCTCCCAAGTGCGATTAATAAGTAAGAAACTGGCATAGTTTTTGGGCTATAATGTTGAAGAGTTAAGGATACCGCTGACTAATCACAAAATAGAAGCactcatctttttttgtttggggGGTTATTCAAGGATTTAATTATCTTGCTCTTTTCATTGTAATTATGGCTTAAATGCCCCATGACTAAGGACATGTACCACTGAGTAATGTGTTCATCAAACCTTCACATGAGATACAATTAGAATATCTTCAGGCTTATCTCTGTAAACTACTCACCATGCAAAAGACACCTCACACATTTCACTGGCAAGGAAACAGGTATCTGATTCTCACATCCTGGCGACCTTGTTTTAAAGTGCTGCAGCCTTGAAACTAATTCTTCTTTATCTGATCCCCCGATCtcaacatgctcacacacacacacaaaagcttgCAAACTACATCTGTGACACTCAAGAGCACCCAGCTTATCCCAGCTAACCTTTTCCTCTGCATTCACTACTGCTGCCACTGACACATTATTCATCTGTGTGATAGAGTGGTAAGCTAATAGGCTCTGGACAGTGTTGTCAGGACAAACAGTCTCAGAGTTGTGCGTacgcttgtgtgtgtatgtgcgtgaatttgaatgtgt is a window of Toxotes jaculatrix isolate fToxJac2 chromosome 4, fToxJac2.pri, whole genome shotgun sequence DNA encoding:
- the LOC121180489 gene encoding ATP-dependent RNA helicase DDX39A-like, with amino-acid sequence MAENDVDNELLDYEEDEEPQGAPESGIPANKKEVKGSYVSIHSSGFRDFLLKPELLRAIVDCGFEHPSEVQHECIPQAILGMDILCQAKSGMGKTAVFVLATLQQIEPVDGQVSVLVMCHTRELAFQISKEYERFSKYMPSVKVSVFFGGLAIKKDEEVLKKNCPHIVVGTPGRTLALIRNKTLSVKNIKHFVLDECDKMLEQLDMRRDVQEIFRLTPHEKQVMMFSATLSKEVRPVCRKFMQDPMEVFVDDETKLTLHGLQQYYCKLKDSEKNRKLFDLLDVLEFNQVVIFVKSVHRCVALSQLLVEQNFPAIAIHRGMAQEERLSRYQQFKDFQRRILVATNLFGRGMDIERVNIVFNYDMPEDSDTYLHRVARAGRFGTKGLAVTFVSDETDAKTLNDVQDRFEVNVAELPEEIDISSYIEQSR